A DNA window from Phycisphaera mikurensis NBRC 102666 contains the following coding sequences:
- a CDS encoding SprT-like domain-containing protein yields MEKPTAETYGALQRAFDHFNTELFGGRLAPVVFVFLRKPGMRGAFRSAAWKRRGKGGAAGSGGAVDTADEIALNPDYLLDHDAVEVLGTLVHEQVHQFQVLTGTPSRPTYHNAEWADMAEAVGLRPTATGAVGGARVGQKMEHLVEPGGRFEASAERLLAAGWDLCWEARATGSGAAAPEGENAGAEPAVEPPVSSKLAYFCPACGLRAWAKPKTNLMCGDCLRHLKVDID; encoded by the coding sequence GCTGTTCGGCGGCCGGCTGGCGCCCGTCGTGTTCGTCTTCCTTCGAAAGCCGGGCATGCGGGGGGCCTTCCGGTCCGCGGCGTGGAAGCGGCGGGGGAAGGGCGGTGCTGCTGGAAGTGGCGGGGCGGTGGACACCGCGGACGAGATCGCTCTGAACCCGGATTACCTCCTCGACCACGACGCGGTCGAGGTGCTCGGCACGCTCGTGCACGAGCAGGTCCACCAGTTCCAAGTACTGACGGGCACGCCGTCGCGACCGACGTACCACAACGCCGAGTGGGCCGACATGGCCGAGGCGGTCGGGCTCCGCCCGACGGCGACGGGCGCGGTCGGCGGGGCCCGGGTGGGTCAGAAGATGGAGCACCTCGTCGAGCCGGGGGGGCGCTTCGAGGCGTCCGCCGAGCGGCTGCTCGCTGCCGGCTGGGACCTCTGCTGGGAGGCGCGGGCGACCGGATCTGGAGCCGCTGCCCCGGAGGGCGAAAACGCTGGGGCGGAGCCGGCAGTCGAGCCGCCGGTCTCCAGCAAGCTCGCCTACTTCTGCCCCGCGTGTGGACTGCGGGCGTGGGCGAAGCCCAAGACGAACCTCATGTGCGGTGACTGCCTCCGTCACCTCAAGGTCGACATCGACTGA
- a CDS encoding JAB domain-containing protein: MTFQPSSHPNPSAGLYPRRSAVGVDVARERIRRDGAAGMTDAELVAVVVDADTRTKADAEEAGRRIMGLCGGDVRRLLSVGDAELGEAVPGLKRRTLGRVLAAVELGRRVAAAAEAPPEATITGTASALAFCRRRFARLATDGVQEEFHVVTLDTRHHVIGTHRVTVGTLDASLVHPREVFRPTLRDAAAAVLLVHNHPSGDPSPSPEDHAVTRRLEAAGRTLGVEVLDHIVVASQGSVSIRAAG, translated from the coding sequence ATGACCTTTCAGCCTTCCAGCCACCCGAACCCCTCCGCCGGCCTCTACCCCCGGCGTTCCGCGGTGGGCGTTGACGTCGCCCGTGAGCGCATCCGGCGTGACGGCGCGGCCGGCATGACCGACGCGGAACTGGTGGCCGTGGTGGTGGACGCGGACACACGGACCAAGGCCGACGCCGAGGAGGCCGGCCGGCGGATCATGGGCCTGTGCGGTGGGGACGTGCGGCGGCTGCTCTCGGTGGGCGACGCGGAGCTGGGCGAGGCGGTCCCGGGCCTGAAGCGGCGGACGCTGGGCCGGGTGCTCGCCGCGGTGGAACTGGGCCGTCGGGTGGCGGCCGCGGCGGAGGCCCCGCCCGAGGCAACGATCACCGGCACCGCGTCAGCCCTCGCGTTCTGCCGGCGTCGCTTCGCACGCCTCGCCACCGACGGCGTGCAGGAGGAGTTTCACGTTGTCACGCTGGACACGCGGCACCATGTCATCGGCACGCACCGGGTGACGGTGGGCACGCTGGACGCGAGCCTTGTGCACCCGCGGGAGGTCTTCCGGCCGACGCTCAGAGACGCGGCCGCGGCGGTCCTGCTCGTGCACAACCACCCAAGCGGAGACCCGAGCCCGAGCCCCGAAGACCACGCCGTGACGCGACGCCTGGAAGCGGCGGGCCGGACGCTGGGGGTGGAGGTACTCGACCACATCGTCGTCGCCTCGCAGGGGAGCGTGAGCATCCGGGCGGCGGGGTGA
- a CDS encoding ArdC family protein, with protein sequence MSASVSRSSSTRTRKPARKDAPKPRRDIAQEVTDRIVEALTAGTVPWRPQHTGTESGFLPANLVTGKKYRGVNVFLLWLAERKRGFTRPLWMTYRQAAQAGGQVRAGSKSVPIVFWNFMEKEDKKNPSGEKKRVAFLKTYNVFNVEDVDGLDTEAAPGEVPLEPDACPPELRACAEVATGFLRSPGAPGCVEMEVTPHYNCRTDVVVTPPLASYETPEAYFSTLFHEIAHSTGHASRLGRRGITEAGSGLLDPYAEEEMVAELAASLLCAHCGIAPVTEEMSAAYVAGWLDRMQTDSGFFLKAAGAAQKAVDLIRPAAEDRKTGPE encoded by the coding sequence GTGTCCGCTTCCGTTTCCCGATCGTCCAGCACCCGCACCCGCAAGCCCGCCCGCAAGGACGCCCCCAAGCCCCGCCGGGACATCGCCCAAGAGGTCACCGACCGAATCGTGGAGGCCTTGACGGCGGGAACCGTCCCGTGGCGGCCCCAGCACACCGGCACCGAGTCGGGATTCCTGCCGGCCAACCTCGTCACCGGGAAGAAGTACCGGGGCGTGAACGTCTTCCTGCTCTGGCTCGCCGAGCGGAAGCGCGGCTTCACCCGGCCGCTGTGGATGACCTACCGCCAGGCGGCTCAAGCCGGGGGGCAGGTGCGGGCCGGATCCAAGAGCGTGCCCATCGTTTTCTGGAACTTCATGGAGAAGGAGGACAAGAAGAACCCCAGCGGGGAGAAGAAGCGGGTGGCCTTCCTCAAGACATACAACGTCTTCAACGTCGAGGACGTCGACGGGCTGGACACCGAGGCCGCGCCGGGGGAGGTCCCGCTGGAGCCCGACGCCTGCCCGCCCGAGCTGCGGGCCTGCGCCGAGGTGGCGACCGGCTTCCTGCGGTCGCCCGGGGCCCCGGGGTGCGTGGAGATGGAGGTCACCCCGCACTACAACTGCCGCACCGACGTGGTGGTGACGCCGCCGCTGGCGAGCTACGAAACGCCCGAGGCCTACTTCTCAACGCTCTTCCACGAGATCGCGCACAGCACCGGGCACGCGTCGCGGCTGGGCCGCAGGGGCATCACCGAGGCGGGCTCCGGACTGCTGGATCCTTACGCCGAGGAGGAGATGGTCGCGGAGCTGGCGGCGTCCCTGCTCTGTGCTCACTGCGGGATTGCCCCGGTCACCGAGGAGATGAGCGCCGCGTACGTCGCTGGCTGGCTGGACCGGATGCAGACCGACAGCGGCTTCTTCCTGAAGGCGGCGGGCGCTGCGCAGAAGGCGGTTGACCTGATCCGCCCGGCGGCGGAGGACCGAAAGACCGGCCCCGAGTGA
- a CDS encoding efflux RND transporter permease subunit, with translation MLVAALGFVPMSIATVSGAEVQKSLAAVVIGGAVSTTLLMLVVLPAICRIWLPIDPRVPRGPS, from the coding sequence TTGCTGGTCGCCGCGCTCGGGTTCGTGCCCATGTCGATCGCCACCGTCAGCGGAGCCGAGGTGCAGAAGTCGCTGGCCGCCGTCGTCATCGGCGGGGCCGTCAGCACCACCCTGCTGATGCTGGTCGTGCTTCCGGCGATCTGCCGGATCTGGCTTCCGATCGACCCAAGGGTTCCGCGGGGACCCAGTTGA